From the genome of [Limnothrix rosea] IAM M-220, one region includes:
- a CDS encoding carotenoid oxygenase family protein: MVTAPNPNLSATKPAWSKLFEQPAQPFALTKLEVLTGSVPEKLRGTLFRNGPGRLTRGGAAMGHWFDGDGVILGIYFTETGVQAQYRYVETQYFQAESAADTLLYPNYGTVAPGKVWQRWGKSAKNSANTSVLPLGDRLLALWEGGKPHALNLETLETLGEDNLGLGKKDTFSAHHKIDPATGEIYNFGVIFGKDATFQVYKLDAQANLLKRAQFTVKGLPLTHDFVLAGDYLVFSICPVRLQVFPALFGLKSVSDCLQWQPELGTELVILNRHTLEIISRSTHDAWFQWHFTNGFVNDHGEIELEMVRFNDFASNQQFVEIPQGSIQTYAKGTLWHYRIAPKTANILESYPMGDRLSCEFPITLDSQTGQPWDKTFIGIHRQESDIGHEIINGIACLDQKSQEYTVADMGAGHYPSEPIPVQNPDNPHQIWVLTVVFNAPANRSELRIYDGDRLNDSPLCILQLPQIIPPSFHGKWQPKKN; this comes from the coding sequence ATGGTCACTGCCCCGAATCCGAATCTTTCCGCCACAAAACCAGCCTGGTCAAAACTCTTTGAACAACCCGCCCAGCCTTTTGCCTTAACAAAGCTAGAAGTTCTTACTGGTTCGGTACCAGAAAAGTTGCGCGGTACTCTATTTCGCAATGGCCCCGGACGACTGACTCGCGGCGGCGCTGCCATGGGTCATTGGTTCGATGGTGATGGTGTGATCTTGGGAATTTACTTCACAGAAACTGGTGTTCAAGCGCAATATCGCTATGTTGAAACTCAGTATTTCCAAGCGGAATCCGCAGCGGACACATTGCTCTATCCAAATTACGGCACAGTTGCACCCGGAAAAGTTTGGCAGCGGTGGGGGAAATCTGCTAAAAATTCTGCTAATACTTCTGTTCTTCCTTTAGGCGATCGCCTACTTGCATTGTGGGAAGGTGGCAAGCCCCATGCCCTTAATCTTGAAACCCTCGAAACACTAGGTGAAGATAACCTCGGTTTAGGCAAAAAAGATACTTTTTCAGCCCACCACAAAATCGATCCAGCTACAGGCGAAATCTATAACTTCGGCGTAATTTTTGGGAAAGACGCGACTTTCCAAGTTTACAAATTAGATGCCCAAGCAAATCTCCTGAAGCGTGCTCAATTCACCGTAAAGGGCTTGCCGCTCACCCATGATTTTGTCCTAGCGGGCGATTATTTAGTTTTCAGTATTTGCCCCGTGCGTTTACAGGTATTCCCTGCATTGTTCGGCCTCAAGAGCGTGAGTGATTGCCTACAATGGCAGCCAGAACTCGGCACAGAACTTGTCATTCTCAACCGCCATACTTTAGAGATTATTAGCCGTTCCACCCATGATGCTTGGTTCCAATGGCACTTTACTAATGGTTTCGTGAATGATCATGGTGAAATAGAGCTAGAAATGGTTCGCTTTAATGACTTTGCCAGTAATCAACAATTTGTCGAAATTCCCCAAGGCAGTATCCAAACCTATGCAAAAGGAACCCTCTGGCACTATCGTATTGCTCCAAAGACGGCCAACATCCTAGAGTCCTACCCAATGGGCGATCGCCTCAGTTGCGAATTTCCTATTACTCTAGATTCCCAAACAGGTCAGCCTTGGGATAAAACCTTTATCGGTATCCATCGTCAAGAATCTGATATTGGCCATGAGATTATTAATGGCATCGCTTGCCTTGATCAGAAATCCCAAGAGTATACTGTCGCAGATATGGGCGCTGGACACTATCCATCCGAACCTATCCCTGTCCAAAATCCAGATAATCCCCACCAAATTTGGGTCTTAACGGTGGTCTTTAATGCTCCAGCGAACAGAAGTGAGCTGAGAATCTATGACGGCGATCGCCTGAACGACTCACCTTTATGCATCCTTCAACTCCCCCAGATTATTCCACCGAGCTTCCACGGAAAATGGCAACCCAAAAAAAATTAA
- a CDS encoding YkvA family protein, which translates to MSLSPKAIYDWYRDTLRNPKYRWWIILGTLAYLVSPFDLAPDIIPIAGQIDDVILVSLLIAELSQIVMDIFQARQNDLKSKAAQAEETGPTVEANAIPVEDL; encoded by the coding sequence ATGTCTCTTTCTCCAAAGGCTATCTACGATTGGTATCGGGATACTCTTCGCAATCCTAAGTATCGTTGGTGGATTATTTTAGGTACGCTTGCTTATTTAGTTAGCCCTTTTGATCTTGCTCCGGATATTATTCCGATCGCCGGACAGATAGATGATGTAATTTTGGTTTCTTTACTTATTGCGGAGCTATCGCAAATTGTAATGGACATCTTTCAGGCTCGACAAAATGACCTCAAATCTAAAGCTGCTCAGGCTGAAGAAACAGGCCCAACGGTCGAGGCGAATGCTATTCCTGTGGAAGATCTCTAA
- the psbB gene encoding photosystem II chlorophyll-binding protein CP47 encodes MGLPWYRVHTVVLNDPGRLISVHLMHTALVAGWAGSMALYELATFDPSDPVLNPMWRQGMFVLPFMARLGVTGSWNGWDITGDVASNPGFWSFEGVAAAHIVLSGLLFLAAVWHWVFWDLDLFVDSRTGKPALDLPKMFGIHLFLSGLLCFGFGAFHLSGVWGPGMWVSDPYGVTGHVQAVAPDWGPSGFNPFSPGGVVAHHIAAGIVGIIAGLFHLSVRPPERLYKALRMGNIETVLSSSIAAVFFAAFIVAGTMWYGNATTPIELFGPTRYQWDSGYFNTEIQRRVDAEVAAGATLSEAWNTIPEKLAFYDYVGNSPAKGGLFRTGPMDQGDGIAQSWSGHPIFTDAEGRELTVRRMPNFFETFPVVMTDSDGIVRADIPFRRSESKYSIEQAGVTVSFYGGDLDGQSFDDSVTVRKYARRAQLGESFEFDTETLGSDGVFRTSPRGWFTFGHAVFALLFFFGHIWHGSRTLYRDVFAGVDPELANTQVEWGFYKKVGDKSTVNAERT; translated from the coding sequence ATGGGACTACCTTGGTACCGCGTACATACAGTCGTCCTTAACGACCCAGGTCGTCTGATTTCTGTACACCTAATGCACACTGCACTCGTTGCAGGTTGGGCTGGCTCAATGGCACTGTATGAGCTAGCTACTTTTGATCCTAGTGATCCCGTCCTTAATCCCATGTGGCGTCAGGGCATGTTTGTCCTGCCCTTCATGGCACGTCTGGGCGTTACTGGCTCTTGGAACGGCTGGGACATTACCGGTGACGTTGCTTCCAACCCCGGCTTCTGGTCCTTCGAAGGTGTTGCCGCAGCACACATCGTTCTTTCCGGTCTTTTATTCCTAGCTGCCGTCTGGCACTGGGTATTCTGGGATCTTGATCTTTTCGTCGATTCCCGTACTGGTAAGCCCGCATTGGACTTACCCAAAATGTTTGGTATTCACCTGTTCTTATCCGGTCTCCTTTGTTTCGGCTTTGGAGCCTTCCACCTCAGTGGTGTGTGGGGACCTGGTATGTGGGTTTCTGATCCCTATGGCGTAACCGGTCACGTGCAGGCCGTCGCCCCAGATTGGGGTCCTAGCGGCTTTAACCCATTCAGCCCCGGTGGCGTTGTAGCACACCACATCGCTGCGGGTATTGTCGGTATTATTGCTGGTCTTTTCCACCTCAGTGTTCGTCCTCCTGAGCGTCTGTATAAGGCACTCCGTATGGGTAACATCGAGACTGTATTGTCCAGTAGTATTGCGGCTGTATTCTTCGCAGCATTTATCGTTGCAGGTACTATGTGGTACGGCAACGCTACGACTCCTATCGAGTTATTTGGTCCTACCCGTTATCAGTGGGATAGTGGTTACTTCAATACTGAAATTCAGCGCCGTGTAGATGCTGAAGTTGCAGCTGGAGCAACCCTGTCTGAAGCTTGGAACACAATTCCTGAAAAACTTGCTTTTTACGATTATGTCGGTAACAGCCCAGCCAAAGGTGGTTTGTTCCGTACTGGTCCGATGGATCAAGGCGATGGTATTGCCCAGTCTTGGTCTGGACACCCCATCTTTACCGATGCGGAAGGTCGTGAACTCACTGTTCGCCGGATGCCAAACTTCTTCGAGACTTTCCCTGTGGTCATGACTGACTCTGATGGCATTGTCCGTGCTGATATTCCTTTCCGTCGTTCTGAGTCTAAGTATTCCATTGAGCAAGCTGGTGTAACAGTTTCTTTTTATGGTGGTGATCTTGATGGTCAAAGCTTTGATGATTCTGTAACTGTAAGAAAGTATGCTCGTCGTGCTCAGCTTGGTGAGTCCTTTGAATTTGATACTGAGACTTTAGGTTCTGACGGTGTATTCCGCACTAGCCCCCGTGGTTGGTTTACTTTTGGTCACGCTGTATTTGCGCTTCTCTTCTTCTTTGGCCATATTTGGCATGGTTCTCGTACTCTTTACCGCGACGTATTCGCTGGTGTTGACCCTGAACTCGCTAACACTCAGGTTGAGTGGGGCTTCTATAAGAAGGTTGGTGACAAGTCTACAGTTAATGCTGAGAGAACTTAA
- a CDS encoding GUN4 domain-containing protein — protein sequence MKLLPPRSLAIATVSLITTFGINEPWAAEPSVSDRPAALLQPDDFYRHLETALLNQEWQTANDLTRTLLLNSIFPKNYAPIQPEQLACETLQIADGMWRQYSGGQFGFSVQGNLATPLTQATTHRDWVNQWGDRLGWYQPTPPTERSTQWQTRDSFPWQLSDEINYSTTAPQGHLPWIGEDANKIISLSEADKATCGSCAYDAFYMQSERY from the coding sequence ATGAAATTACTGCCCCCCAGAAGCTTGGCGATCGCCACCGTGAGCCTCATCACCACTTTCGGCATTAATGAACCATGGGCAGCGGAACCCTCTGTTTCTGACCGTCCAGCGGCCCTGCTGCAACCAGACGATTTTTATCGCCATCTTGAAACAGCATTACTCAATCAAGAATGGCAAACGGCGAATGACCTCACCCGCACACTACTCCTGAACAGTATTTTCCCGAAAAACTACGCCCCAATTCAACCAGAACAGCTTGCCTGCGAGACCTTACAAATTGCTGACGGTATGTGGCGGCAATATAGCGGTGGTCAATTTGGTTTTTCTGTCCAAGGAAATTTGGCAACCCCCTTAACCCAAGCCACAACCCACAGAGATTGGGTCAATCAATGGGGCGATCGCCTTGGTTGGTATCAGCCCACTCCCCCGACAGAACGATCTACCCAATGGCAAACCCGAGACTCTTTCCCCTGGCAGCTCTCCGACGAAATAAACTACAGCACCACAGCCCCCCAAGGTCATTTGCCGTGGATTGGCGAAGATGCCAACAAAATTATTAGCCTAAGCGAAGCAGACAAAGCAACCTGTGGCTCCTGCGCCTACGACGCTTTTTATATGCAATCCGAGCGCTACTAA
- a CDS encoding MBL fold metallo-hydrolase, giving the protein MKRRQFIQTASASALGAIASYSLFNGNRAAQAQTGSVSVQWYGHTCFFVRGNGVRILINPYKAGGCTAGYQGSFPEADIVLITSQLFDEGYIENLKGNPTVLWQAGQFEAEGLVFNGISMDHANLERYRGWRFPGNVAWSWTMAGVGFLHLGGAGEEVDIDDFILAGGAADVVMLPVGGTDAHVNSSPSFPPKGYLPSQAVKALDLLSPKIIIPTHYLSEAAADESCRLNPVDDFLGLLGDTVTAKRLGTNQTQLSASGLPKDKAEVIVFSDRPLL; this is encoded by the coding sequence ATGAAACGTCGACAGTTTATTCAAACCGCTAGTGCTTCTGCATTGGGGGCGATCGCCAGCTACTCCTTATTCAACGGTAACCGGGCAGCCCAAGCCCAAACAGGCTCTGTCTCAGTGCAATGGTATGGGCACACCTGCTTTTTTGTGCGCGGTAATGGTGTCAGAATTTTAATCAATCCCTATAAAGCTGGTGGTTGTACGGCTGGTTATCAAGGATCTTTCCCTGAAGCCGATATTGTCCTGATCACGAGTCAACTGTTTGACGAAGGCTATATCGAAAACCTCAAAGGGAACCCAACGGTACTGTGGCAAGCAGGACAATTTGAAGCTGAAGGTCTTGTCTTTAACGGCATCAGCATGGATCATGCGAATCTAGAGCGTTATCGTGGCTGGCGTTTTCCGGGCAATGTTGCCTGGAGCTGGACAATGGCTGGAGTTGGTTTCCTTCACCTCGGTGGTGCTGGTGAAGAAGTTGATATCGACGATTTTATTTTGGCTGGTGGTGCGGCCGATGTGGTGATGCTCCCAGTGGGCGGCACTGATGCCCATGTCAATAGCTCGCCATCTTTTCCGCCGAAGGGCTATCTGCCGAGTCAAGCGGTAAAAGCCCTTGATTTACTGAGTCCGAAGATCATTATTCCGACTCACTACCTCAGCGAAGCCGCCGCCGATGAGAGCTGTCGCCTAAATCCTGTTGATGATTTCCTTGGTTTGTTGGGAGACACCGTCACGGCGAAAAGACTAGGTACAAACCAAACTCAACTGAGTGCTTCTGGCCTGCCGAAAGATAAAGCGGAAGTGATTGTGTTTAGCGATCGCCCCCTTCTTTAA
- a CDS encoding anthranilate synthase component II has product MIIVIDNYDSFTYNLVQYLGELGKELPVASEIEVYRNDKITLDEIRTKNADGIVISPGPGRPDDAGVSLDIIRELGQELPILGVCLGHQSIGQIFGGNIIGAPVLMHGKVSQIHHTNQGVFEGLENPFPATRYHSLVIEKETCPDCLEVTAQVEDGTIMGVRHRDYPHIQGVQFHPESILTTAGKSLLRNFLVAIKPVPELAH; this is encoded by the coding sequence TTGATTATCGTGATCGATAACTACGACAGCTTTACCTACAACCTCGTGCAATACCTCGGTGAACTTGGTAAAGAATTACCCGTCGCCAGCGAGATAGAAGTCTATCGCAATGACAAAATTACCCTCGACGAGATCCGCACCAAAAATGCCGATGGTATCGTGATTTCACCAGGCCCCGGCCGCCCTGACGATGCCGGTGTTTCCCTAGATATCATCCGTGAACTCGGTCAGGAACTTCCCATCCTCGGTGTCTGTCTAGGGCATCAGAGTATTGGTCAAATTTTTGGGGGGAATATTATCGGCGCACCTGTACTGATGCATGGCAAAGTTTCCCAAATTCACCACACCAACCAAGGTGTTTTTGAAGGCTTAGAAAATCCTTTTCCTGCGACCCGCTATCATAGCCTCGTCATTGAAAAAGAAACTTGCCCTGATTGCCTTGAGGTTACTGCGCAGGTAGAAGATGGCACCATTATGGGTGTACGCCACCGTGATTATCCCCACATACAAGGGGTACAATTTCACCCGGAAAGCATTTTGACCACGGCTGGCAAGTCCTTATTACGCAATTTTCTGGTCGCCATTAAACCTGTCCCCGAACTTGCTCACTAA
- a CDS encoding diacylglycerol kinase family protein, giving the protein MTPEKQTLPKSTERRSLAWKVAPDLFASFRYAWQGIVYATRTQRNFRIHLGIAIFVWAMCFFLSLSFLETAVLTAMVALVLVLELINTALESVVDLTVQQTYHELAKIAKDCAAAAVLVGAIASLAVAVLISFPHFRTMLTS; this is encoded by the coding sequence ATGACGCCAGAAAAACAAACATTGCCAAAAAGCACAGAACGGCGATCGCTGGCTTGGAAAGTGGCACCGGATTTATTTGCGAGTTTTCGTTATGCATGGCAAGGCATCGTCTATGCGACTAGAACCCAACGGAACTTTCGGATTCACCTCGGTATTGCCATTTTTGTCTGGGCAATGTGTTTTTTCTTGTCCTTAAGTTTTCTTGAAACAGCTGTATTAACCGCAATGGTTGCCCTTGTACTCGTCCTCGAACTGATTAATACTGCCCTCGAATCCGTTGTCGATCTGACCGTGCAACAGACCTACCATGAGCTAGCGAAAATTGCGAAGGACTGTGCCGCTGCTGCCGTACTCGTCGGGGCGATCGCCTCATTAGCCGTTGCCGTATTGATCTCATTTCCCCATTTCCGTACCATGCTTACGTCCTAA
- the ybeY gene encoding rRNA maturation RNase YbeY, translating into MDRDIFVETTFAEQLPELAIAPWQVWLDSWLQDLDETLPKAIGYELTLRFTDDGEIHKLNAQYRQKDQPTDVLSFAALEDHLGMPLPASEPLYLGDIIVSVETAKKQAIARDHSLQIELGWLVSHGLLHLLGWDHPDDASLEKMLDRQALLLRKVQLIP; encoded by the coding sequence ATGGATAGGGATATTTTTGTTGAGACGACCTTCGCTGAACAGTTACCGGAGTTGGCGATCGCCCCTTGGCAGGTGTGGTTAGACTCTTGGCTTCAGGACTTAGACGAAACCTTACCGAAAGCTATCGGTTATGAGCTGACCCTCAGATTTACCGATGATGGGGAAATTCACAAACTTAATGCCCAATATCGTCAAAAAGATCAACCCACTGATGTGCTTTCCTTTGCGGCGTTAGAAGACCATCTCGGAATGCCTTTACCAGCATCTGAACCGCTTTATCTCGGTGATATTATCGTTTCGGTAGAGACGGCAAAAAAACAGGCGATCGCCCGCGACCATAGCTTACAGATAGAACTCGGTTGGCTAGTAAGCCACGGTTTACTACACCTTCTTGGCTGGGATCATCCCGACGATGCCAGTCTCGAAAAAATGCTAGATCGTCAAGCATTACTCTTGCGAAAAGTTCAACTTATTCCATAA
- a CDS encoding DUF3285 domain-containing protein, with protein MTETTPITDSATEQTATEQVATEPKPTYIKLAMRNMVRKGGKAIYHFTLTTIGVLGFFVLVAWLTH; from the coding sequence ATGACTGAAACCACGCCCATCACTGATTCGGCAACCGAGCAAACTGCAACGGAACAAGTGGCAACAGAACCGAAACCCACCTATATCAAACTCGCAATGCGGAATATGGTGCGTAAGGGCGGCAAAGCTATCTATCATTTCACGCTGACAACAATAGGTGTACTAGGCTTTTTCGTGTTGGTGGCATGGCTAACTCACTAA
- a CDS encoding NAD-dependent epimerase/dehydratase family protein has protein sequence MRILIIGGTRFIGIYLTELLVKAGHEVVLFNRGNHPAPEGVQQIQGDRKDPAQLKEKLSDESFDAVFDNNGRELAHTQPLAEIFAGKVKHFVYVSSAGVYLPTSQPPHKEGDAVDPNSRHKGKHETEAYLAASDLPWTSIRPTYIYGSKNYNDLEAWFFDRIVRDRPIPIPGNGQFITQFGHCYDLAAAMAAVLGNEKAIGQIYNISGDRFVTFTGLAQACAEAAGKNPDNVELVYYDPAEFSFGKRKAFPVRSQHFMADISKALNDLDWAPKYDLISGLKESFENDYLVSGRDKTDIDFSTDDQILGN, from the coding sequence ATGCGAATTTTGATCATCGGTGGCACTCGTTTTATCGGGATCTACCTCACCGAACTTTTGGTAAAAGCAGGTCATGAGGTTGTTTTGTTTAATCGGGGCAATCACCCGGCTCCTGAAGGTGTGCAGCAAATTCAGGGCGATCGCAAAGACCCAGCCCAGCTCAAAGAAAAACTCTCAGACGAATCTTTTGACGCTGTTTTTGACAATAATGGTCGCGAATTAGCCCATACACAGCCCCTCGCAGAAATTTTTGCGGGCAAAGTTAAACATTTTGTTTACGTTAGTTCGGCAGGCGTGTATCTGCCCACTTCCCAACCGCCTCATAAGGAAGGTGATGCCGTTGACCCCAACAGTCGCCACAAGGGCAAACACGAAACGGAAGCCTATCTAGCCGCTAGCGATTTGCCTTGGACATCCATTCGACCCACTTATATTTATGGCTCCAAAAATTACAATGATCTTGAGGCTTGGTTCTTTGATCGCATTGTGCGCGATCGCCCAATTCCCATCCCCGGCAATGGTCAATTTATTACACAGTTTGGGCACTGCTATGATTTAGCGGCAGCAATGGCAGCGGTGCTAGGCAACGAAAAAGCAATTGGACAAATTTATAATATTTCCGGCGATCGCTTTGTCACATTTACAGGCTTAGCGCAAGCTTGTGCCGAGGCGGCAGGCAAAAATCCTGATAATGTAGAACTCGTTTATTACGATCCAGCAGAATTTAGTTTCGGCAAACGCAAAGCCTTCCCCGTGCGCTCTCAACATTTCATGGCCGATATCAGCAAGGCGTTAAATGATCTTGATTGGGCACCGAAATACGATTTAATTTCTGGTCTTAAAGAGTCCTTTGAAAATGATTATCTTGTCTCTGGACGGGATAAAACGGACATTGATTTTTCCACCGATGATCAAATTTTAGGGAACTAA
- a CDS encoding YqiA/YcfP family alpha/beta fold hydrolase, with protein MTQTIYLHGFASSPQSRKAQYFLGRSPNLVLPDLNKPNFGELTVSRQIDQVRKLLTEPSYIIGSSLGGLTAAVLAEEYPNLVKKIVLLAPAFQFTKNWRDRLGKDVLERWQSEGTLPIYHYSYKEEIPLHYEFFQDAETFCDYHFTNQIPTLILHGTNDETVPLRVSEAYAAGKAWVELIALDSDHSLGDRLPELYERTQTFLFDA; from the coding sequence ATGACCCAAACTATCTATCTCCACGGTTTTGCCTCTAGCCCCCAATCCCGCAAAGCGCAGTATTTTTTAGGGCGATCGCCGAATTTAGTCCTACCCGACTTAAACAAACCTAACTTTGGAGAACTCACCGTTAGTCGCCAGATCGACCAAGTGAGAAAGCTACTGACAGAGCCAAGCTACATTATCGGGTCGAGTTTGGGTGGCTTGACGGCAGCAGTTTTGGCGGAGGAATATCCTAACCTTGTCAAAAAAATTGTGCTGTTAGCTCCAGCCTTTCAATTCACAAAAAACTGGCGCGATCGCCTCGGTAAAGATGTTTTAGAGCGCTGGCAAAGTGAGGGCACTTTACCGATTTACCATTACAGCTACAAAGAAGAAATCCCCCTACATTATGAGTTTTTTCAGGATGCAGAAACCTTCTGTGATTATCATTTCACCAATCAAATTCCGACGCTAATTTTGCATGGCACTAACGATGAAACTGTTCCCCTTCGGGTGAGTGAAGCATACGCAGCGGGGAAGGCTTGGGTCGAATTAATTGCCCTCGATAGTGACCACAGTTTGGGCGATCGCCTACCGGAATTGTATGAGCGTACCCAGACTTTTCTATTTGATGCTTAA